The Paraburkholderia caffeinilytica genome segment CTTGCCGATACCCGGCCACGAAAACAGCGTCTCCGTCAGCACCGCGCCCGCGAGCAGCGTGCCGACCTGCAAACCGATCACGGTCACCACCGGAATCAGCGCATTACGCAATGCATGCACGACGATCACGCGGCCAGGCGACAAGCCCTTGGCACGCGCAGTGCGGATGTAATCCTCGCGCAGCACTTCGAGCATCGATGAACGCGTCATCCGCGCGACCACCGCCAGCGGAATCGTGCCGAGCACGATGGCCGGCAGGATCAGATGGCTCAGCGCGGATTTGAACGCGCCTTCGTCGGTGGACATCATCGCGTCGATCAGCATGAATCCGGTCACGTGCGGAATATCGTATTCGACCGCGATGCGGCCCGACACCGGCGTCCAGCCGAGCTTCACGGAAAACACCATGATGAGGATCAAGCCCCACCAGAAAATCGGCATCGAGTAGCCCGTGAGAGCCGTGCCCATCACGCCGTGATCGACCACTGTGCCGCGCCTGAGCGCCGCGAACACACCCGCGGGCAGGCCGACGATCAACGCGAACAGCATCGCGCACATCGACAGTTCGACGGTAGCGGGAAAACGTGCGAGGAATTCGCCCATCACGCTGGTATTGGTGATGATCGAGGTGCCGAGGTCGCCGTGCATGGCGCGACCGATGTAGTGAACGTATTGCATCGGCAAGGACTCGTCGAGCCCGAGCCGGTGCATCGCGGCGGCGTGCATGGCGGGATCGACGCCGCGCTCGCCCATCATCACTTCGATGGGGTCGCCCGGTATCAGGTGAATCAGCGCAAACGCGAGGATCGTGATGCCGATGAAGGTCGGTATCACCATGCCGATGCGGCGCAAAACAAAGCGGAACATGGTTTGTCCCTATGGTCTTGATGAAGAAAAAACGCAACCGGCGACGAGGGCTTGTGACCCCGGCCGCCGGACCATTTCGACCAGTTTTCTAACCGTGCGAAAAGCTACTGCGTAAGCTTGACTGGTTGACTATTATTTGACGCTGACGCCGTCGAAGCGCGCATAACCGAGCGGCTCGATACGCATATCGACCACCTTCTTGCTGACAGGCTGGTACACGGTCGAGTGAGCGATCGGCGAGAACGGCAGTTGCTGCGCGAAGATCTGCTGCGCCTGCATGTAGGCCGTCGTGCGCGCGCCCTGATCGGCCGACTCGCGGCCCTTCTGGACCAGATCCTCGAACGGCTTGTAGCACCACTTCGAGAAGTTGTTGCCGTTCACCGCTTCGCAACCGAGCAGCGTGCCGAGCCAGTTGTCCGGATCGCCGTTGTCGCCGGTCCAGCCGATCAGCATCGTGTCGTCTTCACCTGCGTGCGCGCGCTTGATGTACTCGCCCCATTCATACGTGACGATCTTCGCCTTCACGCCGATCTTGGCCCAGTCGGCCTGGATCATTTCCGCCATCAGACGGGCGTTCGGGTTGTACGCGCGTTGCACCGGCATCGCCCACAGCGTGATGTCGAAGCCGTTCGGATAACCGGCCTTGGCCAGCAGCGCCTTCGCCTTGTCCGTATCGTACGCGGCGCTCTTCAGGTTCTTGTCGTACGACCATTGGGTCGGCGGCATCGGGTTCGTCGCGGCCTGGCCTGCACCTTGATACACCGACTCGATGATCGCCTTCTTGTTGATCGCCATGTCGAGCGCCTGACGCACTTCGAGCTTGTCGACCGGCTTGTGCGACACGTTGTACGCGAGATAGCCGAGGTTGAAGCCCGGCTGCGACGGCATCGCGATGTTCGCTTCAGCCTTCAGCGGCGCGATGTCGGCCGGACGCGGATAGCTCATCACCTGGCATTCGTCGCGCTTGATCTTCTGCACGCGCACGCCGGCGTCCGGCGTGATCGAGAAGATCAGCTTCGAGATCTTCACTTCGTTCGGCTTCCAGTAATCCGGATTGCCGTCGAAGCGGATCGTCGCGTCTTTCGTGTAGCTGCGGAAGATGAACGGGCCCGTGCCGACCGGGTACTGGTTGATGTCGGCAGCCTTGCCCGCCTTCAGCAGCTGGTCCGCGTATTCACCCGAGAGGATCGACGCGTATTCCATCGCCAGATTCTGGATGAACGGCGCGTTGACTTCCTTCAGCGTGAACTTGACCGTGTACGGGTCGACCTTTTCGACGCTGGTAATCAGCTTATCGAGGCCCATGTCCGTGAAATACGGGAACTGGACCGGGTACGCCTTACGGAACGGCTGGTTCGTGTCCAGCATGCGCTGGAACGTGAACACGACGTCGTCCGCGTTGAATTCGCGGGTCGGCTTGAAGAACGAGGTGGTCTGGAACTTCACGCCGTGGCGCAGATGGAACGTATAGGTCTTGCCGTCCGCCGAGACATCCCATTTTTCTGCCAGGCCCGGCTCGACTTTCGTGCCGCCGCGTTCGAATTCGACGAGGCGGTTATAAACGGTGAACGTGTTGGCTGTGAAATCGACGCCAGTGGTGTACTGGGCCGGATCGAAACCCGCAGGGCTGCCTTCTGAGCAGTATACGAGTGTTTTGTTCGGAATCTCGGCATGCGCGCTCGTAGCGCCCAGCATCGATGCCGCTGCAGCTGCGACGAGCGTCGTAACACGCGCGGCGCGCAACAGGTTGTTTTGCTTCATGTTTCCTCCAGGTTCGGGGCCGGCTTCCGCCGGCGTAGCGCGATCTTACTTGAGCTTGGCTCACACCAACAAGCGGAGGAAAATACCCCTGTTGACGATCGGAAACCAATCAGGCATAAGGACGGCCGCTCGCCGGCGCCGGCCGGAGCGTGCGGCTGTCGCAAGGCGGGCCCAGCGGGAGACGGCCCGCTTGCTCTTATTTCAGACCGACGTTCATGAATTGCGTCGGGCCGAACGGGTCGATCTTGAAGCCCGTGACGTTCTTGCTGATGGGCTGATACACCGTGGAATGGGCGATTGGCGTGAACGGCACCTGGTCCTTGAAGATTTCCTGGGCTTCCGTATAAGCCTTGGTGCGCTCGGCAAGATCGGTCGTGCCGCGACCCTTGCGGATCAGATCGTCGTAAGGCTTGTAGCACCATTTGGAAAAATTACTGCCGTTCACCGCGTCGCAGCCGAGCAATACGCCCAACCAGTTATCCGGGTCGCCATAGTCGCCGGTCCAGCCGATCAGCATTGCCTCATGCTCGCCCGAATGACCGCGGCGAATATATTCACCCCATTCGTAAGTCGCGATCTTCACCTTGACGCCGATCTTCGCCCAATCCGCCTGCAGCATTTCCGCCATCAGACGCGCGTTCGGGTTGTAAGGCCGCTGAACCGGCATGGCCCACAGCGTCAGATCGAAGCCGTCGGGGTAGCCCGCCTCCTTGAGGAGCGCTTTCGCTTTGTCGACGTCGTACGGGGCGTCCTTCAGATTCTTGTCGTAGCCCCATTGCGTCGGCGGCATCGGATTGGTCGCCGCCTGGCCGGCGCCCTGATACACCGATTCGATAATCGCTTTCTTGTTGATCGACATATCGAGCGCGCGGCGCACCATCAGATTGTCGAGCGGCTTCTTGGTGTTGTTGTACGCGATATAACCGAGATTGAAACCGACCTGACTCGGAACGGCGAGAGATGCATCGGCTTTAACCGCTGGAATATCGCCGGGCCGCGGATACGACATCACCTGACACTCGCCGCGCTTCAATTTTTGCAGCCGCACGGCCGGGTCGACGGTAATCGCGAATATCAGCTTGCTGACTCTGACGACGCCCGGTTTCCAGTAATCGGGATTGCCGTCAAACCGAATTGAATCGTCCTTCGTATAGCTGCGGAAAATGAATGGACCGGTACCGACCGGATATAGATTCATATCGGACGCTTTACCTGCTTTCAGTAACTGATCGGCGTATTCAGCCGACAAAATCGATGCGAACGGCATTGCGATCTGCTGCAAAAACGGCGCATCGACTTCCTTCAGCGTGAAACGCACCGTATACGGATCGAGCTTCTCGACCTTGGTGATGTTCTTCGCGAGGCCAAGGTCGGTGAAATACGGAAACGGCACGGCGTAGGCTTTGCGGAACGGCTGTTCCGGATCGAGCATCCGCTGATAAGTAAACACGACGTCGTCGGCGTTGAATTCACGAGTGGGCTTGAAAAACGAGGTGGTCTGAAACTTCACGCCGTGCCGCAGATGGAAAGTGTAGGTCAGGCCGTCCTGCGACACGTCCCATTTCTCGGCAAGGCCAGGCTCGATATCGGTACTGCCGTGCGCGAACTCGATCAGCCGGTTATAGACCGTGTACGAGCCGGCGGTGAATTCCACGCTGGTGGTGAACTGGGCGGTGTCGAAACCCGCCGGACTGCCCTCGGAGCAGAACACGAGGGTCTTGTCGGGCAGGCTCGCCGCGTCGGCTGCTGCGGGCGCGAGGCCGGCAGCCAGCACCGTACAGGCGCTCAGGACTGGCAGGCAGGTATGGCGAACTGCAAACAGCAATCGGGATACTGTCATCACGTTCTCCGCACAGCAGCCAAGTCAGCTGCGCTTCGATCATAGACAGCGCAAAAATCGGGTTCAATGAGGACTTACGCGCCGCAGTAAAGACTGGATGGTGAAAATTGCTGCACTGCAGCGTAGCCAGTCTGACACATTGAATTCCCGGGCTGCCCAAACACCCGATTCCCGGCGAAAAAAAACCGCGCGGCTGGATAAGCCGCGCGGTTTTGTGCAAAGGCTAGTCCGCGCTTAAGCGCCCAGCCGTTCACAGATCGCCTTGGTCGCCGCGGCGCCGTTGAGCGTGTAGAAGTGCAGGCCCGGCACCTTCGCGTCGATGAGACGCCCGCACAGGTCCGTCACCACATCCAGCCCGAACGCGCGAATCGACTCGCGATCGTCGCCGAAGCTTTCCAGACGGCGCGCGATCCAGCGCGGCACTTCTGCGCCGCACATCTCCGAAAAACGCATCAGCTGCGAGAAGTTCGTGATCGGCATGATGCCCGGCACGATCGGCACGTCCACGCCGAGCTTCCTCGCGTCGTCGACAAAACGGAAGTACGCGTCGGCGTTGAAGAAGTACTGCGTGATCGCCGAATTGGCGCCAGCCTTCACCTTGTTGGCGAAGTTTTCCAGATCGTGACGCGGCGAGCGCGACTGCGGGTGGTACTCCGGATAGCCGGCCACCTCGACCCAGAACCAGTCGCCGAATTCGGCGCGGATAAAGCTCACCAGTTCCGACGCGTAACGCAGTTCGCCGACTTCGCCCATGCCGGACGGCAGATCGCCGCGCAGCGCGACGATATGGCGGATGCCATGCGCGCGGTACTCGTTGAGGATCGCGCGCAGGCTCTCTTTCGACGAGCCGATGCACGATACGTGGGGCGCCGCTTCGAGTCCTTCCTTCGCCATCTCGACGACGGTGTTGAGCGTGCCCTGTTGCGTCGAGCCGCCGGCGCCGAACGTGACGGACACGAACTTGGGCTTGAGCGAGGCGAGTTGCGCGCGGGTGGCGCGCAGCTTGTCGACGCCTTCCTGCGTTTTCGGCGGGAAGAATTCGAATGAAAGTTCGATCGGGTTCATGGTTCAGTAGGTCAACCGATACTGCGGTTGCCGAAAATAAGCGCGGACAGCAGCCACGAGACGATGCTGTACAGAATCGAGCCGAAGAACGCCGACCAGAAACCCGACACTTCGAATCCCTTCAGCAGCGACGCGCACAGCCAGAAGCACAGCGCATTGACCACCAGAATGAAGAGTCCGAGCGTGACGATCGTGACGGGCAGCGTCAACAGGATCAGCACCGGGCGCAGGATCGTATTGATCAACCCGAGCACCACCGCGACGATCAGGGCGGTGCCGAAACTGCGGATATGAATCGACGGCACGAGGTAGGTGATGATCAGAAGCGCAAGCGCGTTGATCAGCCAGGTCAGCAGCACGGTCATGTAGAGCTCCTTTGGCAGGATGTCCGTTTGAACGGAAACGGGCGGGCATGGTGAACGAAGCGGCGCCTTGCGCGCCGCTTCGTCGTCAAACTGTCATGCTTTAAAACCACCCGCGCACTTGATGCTACTTGGAAGCGGTTGCTTAGTAGCGGTAGTGGTTCGGCTTGAACGGACCATTCTTGTCGACGCTGATATAGCTCGCCTGATAGTCCGACAACACCGTCAGTTCCGCGCCGATACGACCCAGATGCAGGCGCGCGACCTTTTCGTCAAGATGCTTCGGCAGCACGTAGACCTTGTTTTCGTACTTGTCGCCGTGAACGAACAACTCGATCTGCGCGATCGTCTGGTTCGTGAACGATGCCGACATCACGAACGACGGATGGCCCGTTGCGCAACCCAGATTCACCAGACGCCCTTCGGCCAGCAGGATGACGCGCTTGCCGTCCGGGAAAATGATGTGGTCGACTTGCGGCTTGATGTTTTCCCACTGGTACTTGCGCGTCGATGCAACGTCGATTTCCGAATCGAAGTGACCGATATTGCAGACAATCGCGTTGTTGCGCATGGCCGCCATATGATCGTGGCCGATCACGTGGAAGTTGCCCGTTGCCGTCACGAAGATATCGGCCTTGTCCGCGGCGTATTCCATCGTCACGACGCGATAACCTTCCATTGCTGCCTGCAACGCGCAGATCGGATCGATTTCCGTGACCCACACCGTTGCGCCCAGACCGCGCAGCGATTGCGCGCAGCCCTTGCCCACATCACCGTAACCCGCCACGACCGCGATCTTGCCCGCGATCATCACGTCGGTTGCGCGCTTGATACCGTCGACCAGCGATTCACGGCAGCCATACAGGTTGTCGAATTTCGACTTGGTGACCGAGTCGTTCACGTTGATGGCCGGGAACGGCAGACGCCCTTCCTTTTCCATCTGGTACAGGCGGTGCACGCCCGTGGTGGTTTCTTCGGTCACGCCCTTGATGTGCGCGAGACGCGTGGAGTACCACACCGGATCCGCATCCAGATGACGGGCGATCGACTTGTACAGCGCCACTTCTTCTTCGTTCTCCGGCTTCGAGATCACCGAACGGTCTTTCTCGGCCTTCGAGCCGAGGATCAGCAGCAACGTGGCGTCGCCGCCGTCGTCGAGGATCATGTTGGCGAATTCGCCATTCGGCCATTCGAAAATGCGGTGCGAGAATTCCCAGTATTCGTCGAGCGATTCGCCCTTGAACGCGAACACCGGCACGCCGCCTTCCGCAATCGCGGCGGCAGCATGATCCTGCGTCGAGAAGATATTGCACGATGCCCAGCGAACGTCCGCGCCGAGTGCCGTCAAGGTTTCGATCAGCACGCCGGTTTGAATCGTCATGTGCAGCGAACCCGCGACACGCGCGCCCTTCAGCGGCTGCGAGCTCTTGTATTCCTCACGCGTCTGCATGAGGCCGGGCATTTCGGTTTCCGCGATATTCAGTTCCTTGCGGCCCCAGGCTGCAAGCGACATATCGGCGACGAGAAAATCTTGCTTTGAATCGAGAACTGCGGCGTTCATCACGCCCTCCTTTCTAAAAAATTGACTAGAAATTTGACGTGAGCGCGGTTCGATGCGGGGGATGAGAAAGCGCTATGCGCATCCTGGCCCTCCGATTGAAGCCTCCGAGCCTGGCGGGCGGCCGGCGAATATGCTGATTCGCGGTACCCGTCGCAACGCTCCTCGAAGACGAATGGCGATTGTAGCAAATCGAGATGGCTTCCGGGCGTGGATCGGGTCAGCGGAGTTAGCGCTTTTTTCTGTTTGGTGTTTGACCCCGGGCGGTGGTGAGCCGGCGCGGCGCGCATTGGCGCTTTCCCGGCAGGTCGAGCAAGGGCGCCGTGCGCGTTAGCCCTGCTGTCGGCCAGCTTCGGCGTTCGGGATTTGCGCCCTGTGGTCCGGGAGGGCAATTGCGGCCGGCTCGGCAGCGACGCCTGCCGCGCGCAACTGCGCGATACCCGTGCGCGCGGTGTCGAGGAACTGCCGCGAAAACCGGAATGCGTCGGCGGTATCGGCGGGATCCGGCGTCTGCATCCCAAGCGCGATGCGAAAATAGCGTTCGGCGTGAATGCCGGCGTGGTAATGCATACGCACGCGCTTCGCATCGCCGAGGCGCCGGTTGCCGAAAATCTCGCGCAGGGCCCAAGAAAACGCGCCATCTTCGCCGCCGATGCGGCGGAACGCGTCGTCCATAGGAAAGCCGCCGAGCGCCGCATACACGGCGCGGCGGATGATCAGGCTGCTAGGCACCGTATTGCTTAGCGTCGCGGCATGCCTGTCAAAATCGGCGTGACAAAGGATGTCGGCCGGAAAATCCGCGTATTCGACGTCGAGCCGCACGGACACTTCACTCGGGTTCTGCATGAAAAACGCGCTCGCGGCGGCCAACGCACCGGGCAGGTATTCGTCGTCGGCGTCGAGGAAGGCAAGCAGACCGTGAGCCGCATGCATCGCGCCCCAGTTGCGCGCCCGCGCCGGTCCACCGTTGTACGGCATCTGCAACAGGCACACGCGCGGGTCGAGATGTCCGTAGTGGGCGACCACGTCGATGGAGGTATCGGTCGAGCCGTCGTCCACCACGAT includes the following:
- a CDS encoding ABC transporter permease subunit; translation: MFRFVLRRIGMVIPTFIGITILAFALIHLIPGDPIEVMMGERGVDPAMHAAAMHRLGLDESLPMQYVHYIGRAMHGDLGTSIITNTSVMGEFLARFPATVELSMCAMLFALIVGLPAGVFAALRRGTVVDHGVMGTALTGYSMPIFWWGLILIMVFSVKLGWTPVSGRIAVEYDIPHVTGFMLIDAMMSTDEGAFKSALSHLILPAIVLGTIPLAVVARMTRSSMLEVLREDYIRTARAKGLSPGRVIVVHALRNALIPVVTVIGLQVGTLLAGAVLTETLFSWPGIGKWLIDAIGRRDYPVVQGGILMIATLVIVVNLVVDLLYGVLNPRIRHTR
- a CDS encoding ABC transporter substrate-binding protein, giving the protein MKQNNLLRAARVTTLVAAAAASMLGATSAHAEIPNKTLVYCSEGSPAGFDPAQYTTGVDFTANTFTVYNRLVEFERGGTKVEPGLAEKWDVSADGKTYTFHLRHGVKFQTTSFFKPTREFNADDVVFTFQRMLDTNQPFRKAYPVQFPYFTDMGLDKLITSVEKVDPYTVKFTLKEVNAPFIQNLAMEYASILSGEYADQLLKAGKAADINQYPVGTGPFIFRSYTKDATIRFDGNPDYWKPNEVKISKLIFSITPDAGVRVQKIKRDECQVMSYPRPADIAPLKAEANIAMPSQPGFNLGYLAYNVSHKPVDKLEVRQALDMAINKKAIIESVYQGAGQAATNPMPPTQWSYDKNLKSAAYDTDKAKALLAKAGYPNGFDITLWAMPVQRAYNPNARLMAEMIQADWAKIGVKAKIVTYEWGEYIKRAHAGEDDTMLIGWTGDNGDPDNWLGTLLGCEAVNGNNFSKWCYKPFEDLVQKGRESADQGARTTAYMQAQQIFAQQLPFSPIAHSTVYQPVSKKVVDMRIEPLGYARFDGVSVK
- a CDS encoding ABC transporter substrate-binding protein, whose translation is MTVSRLLFAVRHTCLPVLSACTVLAAGLAPAAADAASLPDKTLVFCSEGSPAGFDTAQFTTSVEFTAGSYTVYNRLIEFAHGSTDIEPGLAEKWDVSQDGLTYTFHLRHGVKFQTTSFFKPTREFNADDVVFTYQRMLDPEQPFRKAYAVPFPYFTDLGLAKNITKVEKLDPYTVRFTLKEVDAPFLQQIAMPFASILSAEYADQLLKAGKASDMNLYPVGTGPFIFRSYTKDDSIRFDGNPDYWKPGVVRVSKLIFAITVDPAVRLQKLKRGECQVMSYPRPGDIPAVKADASLAVPSQVGFNLGYIAYNNTKKPLDNLMVRRALDMSINKKAIIESVYQGAGQAATNPMPPTQWGYDKNLKDAPYDVDKAKALLKEAGYPDGFDLTLWAMPVQRPYNPNARLMAEMLQADWAKIGVKVKIATYEWGEYIRRGHSGEHEAMLIGWTGDYGDPDNWLGVLLGCDAVNGSNFSKWCYKPYDDLIRKGRGTTDLAERTKAYTEAQEIFKDQVPFTPIAHSTVYQPISKNVTGFKIDPFGPTQFMNVGLK
- the metF gene encoding methylenetetrahydrofolate reductase [NAD(P)H] — its product is MNPIELSFEFFPPKTQEGVDKLRATRAQLASLKPKFVSVTFGAGGSTQQGTLNTVVEMAKEGLEAAPHVSCIGSSKESLRAILNEYRAHGIRHIVALRGDLPSGMGEVGELRYASELVSFIRAEFGDWFWVEVAGYPEYHPQSRSPRHDLENFANKVKAGANSAITQYFFNADAYFRFVDDARKLGVDVPIVPGIMPITNFSQLMRFSEMCGAEVPRWIARRLESFGDDRESIRAFGLDVVTDLCGRLIDAKVPGLHFYTLNGAAATKAICERLGA
- a CDS encoding phage holin family protein, producing the protein MTVLLTWLINALALLIITYLVPSIHIRSFGTALIVAVVLGLINTILRPVLILLTLPVTIVTLGLFILVVNALCFWLCASLLKGFEVSGFWSAFFGSILYSIVSWLLSALIFGNRSIG
- the ahcY gene encoding adenosylhomocysteinase; this translates as MNAAVLDSKQDFLVADMSLAAWGRKELNIAETEMPGLMQTREEYKSSQPLKGARVAGSLHMTIQTGVLIETLTALGADVRWASCNIFSTQDHAAAAIAEGGVPVFAFKGESLDEYWEFSHRIFEWPNGEFANMILDDGGDATLLLILGSKAEKDRSVISKPENEEEVALYKSIARHLDADPVWYSTRLAHIKGVTEETTTGVHRLYQMEKEGRLPFPAINVNDSVTKSKFDNLYGCRESLVDGIKRATDVMIAGKIAVVAGYGDVGKGCAQSLRGLGATVWVTEIDPICALQAAMEGYRVVTMEYAADKADIFVTATGNFHVIGHDHMAAMRNNAIVCNIGHFDSEIDVASTRKYQWENIKPQVDHIIFPDGKRVILLAEGRLVNLGCATGHPSFVMSASFTNQTIAQIELFVHGDKYENKVYVLPKHLDEKVARLHLGRIGAELTVLSDYQASYISVDKNGPFKPNHYRY
- a CDS encoding glycosyltransferase family 2 protein — its product is MTPISIIIPCYNGAATLARALQSCLIQPEAAQIIVVDDGSTDTSIDVVAHYGHLDPRVCLLQMPYNGGPARARNWGAMHAAHGLLAFLDADDEYLPGALAAASAFFMQNPSEVSVRLDVEYADFPADILCHADFDRHAATLSNTVPSSLIIRRAVYAALGGFPMDDAFRRIGGEDGAFSWALREIFGNRRLGDAKRVRMHYHAGIHAERYFRIALGMQTPDPADTADAFRFSRQFLDTARTGIAQLRAAGVAAEPAAIALPDHRAQIPNAEAGRQQG